Proteins encoded in a region of the Phalacrocorax carbo chromosome 17, bPhaCar2.1, whole genome shotgun sequence genome:
- the ORAI2 gene encoding protein orai-2 isoform X2: protein MSSELNVPVDPSTPACCSEPGTKGMDYRDWVRRSYLELVTSNHHSVQALSWRKLYLSRAKLKASSRTSALLSGFAMVAMVEVQLEMQYKYPQMLLIAFSACTTVLVAVHLFALLISTCILPNVEAVSNIHNLNSISESPHERMHPYIELAWGFSTVLGILLFLAEVVLLCWIKFLPVGSIPKNETTNVEKPSSHAGWQSALVSTIIMVPVGLIFVVFTIHFYRSLVRHKTERHNREIEELHKLKVQLDGHDRGMQATPLVEPGAVLASLTELDPAGELCAIKELSRVI from the exons ATGAGTTCCGAATTAAATGTTCCAGTGGATCCTTCCACTCCTGCTTGCTGCTCTGAACCTGGCACAAAAGGCATGGATTATCGGGACTGGGTTCGGCGCAGCTATCTGGAATTGGTCACATCGAACCACCACTCTGTTCAAGCACTTTCTTGGAGAAAATTGTACCTGAGCCGAGCCAAGCTGAAAGCTTCCAGCAGAACCTCTGCCCTGCTGTCTGGATTTGCAATG GTTGCCATGGTGGAGGTGCAGCTGGAGATGCAGTACAAGTACCCCCAGATGCTGCTGATCGCTTTCAGTGCCTGCACAACAGTGCTCGTGGCAGTTCATCTCTTTGCCCTTCTCATCAGCACCTGCATTCTGCCTAACGTGGAAGCAGTGAGCAACATCCACAACCTGAACTCCATCAGTGAGTCCCCTCATGAGCGCATGCATCCCTACATTGAGTTGGCGTGGGGCTTCTCCACTGTCTTGGGGATCCTCCTTTTCCTTGCGGAAGTCGTGCTTCTGTGCTGGATAAAATTTCTGCCTGTAGGCTCCATCCCGAAAAATGAGACCACCAACGTCGAGAAGCCCAGCAGCCATGCAGGTTGGCAGTCAGCACTGGTCTCCACCATCATCATGGTCCCAGTGGGTCTGATTTTTGTCGTCTTCACTATTCACTTCTACCGCTCTTTGGTGCGGCACAAAACGGAGCGCCACAACCGAGAGATCGAAGAGCTTCACAAACTGAAAGTGCAGTTAGACGGGCATGACAGAGGCATGCAG GCAACTCCTCTGGTGGAACCTGGAGCTGTACTGGCAAGTCTGACAGAGCTGGATCCGGCAGGAGAGCTGTGTGCCATTAAAGAGCTATCACGTGTCATTTGA
- the ORAI2 gene encoding protein orai-2 isoform X1, protein MSSELNVPVDPSTPACCSEPGTKGMDYRDWVRRSYLELVTSNHHSVQALSWRKLYLSRAKLKASSRTSALLSGFAMVAMVEVQLEMQYKYPQMLLIAFSACTTVLVAVHLFALLISTCILPNVEAVSNIHNLNSISESPHERMHPYIELAWGFSTVLGILLFLAEVVLLCWIKFLPVGSIPKNETTNVEKPSSHAGWQSALVSTIIMVPVGLIFVVFTIHFYRSLVRHKTERHNREIEELHKLKVQLDGHDRGMQQATPLVEPGAVLASLTELDPAGELCAIKELSRVI, encoded by the exons ATGAGTTCCGAATTAAATGTTCCAGTGGATCCTTCCACTCCTGCTTGCTGCTCTGAACCTGGCACAAAAGGCATGGATTATCGGGACTGGGTTCGGCGCAGCTATCTGGAATTGGTCACATCGAACCACCACTCTGTTCAAGCACTTTCTTGGAGAAAATTGTACCTGAGCCGAGCCAAGCTGAAAGCTTCCAGCAGAACCTCTGCCCTGCTGTCTGGATTTGCAATG GTTGCCATGGTGGAGGTGCAGCTGGAGATGCAGTACAAGTACCCCCAGATGCTGCTGATCGCTTTCAGTGCCTGCACAACAGTGCTCGTGGCAGTTCATCTCTTTGCCCTTCTCATCAGCACCTGCATTCTGCCTAACGTGGAAGCAGTGAGCAACATCCACAACCTGAACTCCATCAGTGAGTCCCCTCATGAGCGCATGCATCCCTACATTGAGTTGGCGTGGGGCTTCTCCACTGTCTTGGGGATCCTCCTTTTCCTTGCGGAAGTCGTGCTTCTGTGCTGGATAAAATTTCTGCCTGTAGGCTCCATCCCGAAAAATGAGACCACCAACGTCGAGAAGCCCAGCAGCCATGCAGGTTGGCAGTCAGCACTGGTCTCCACCATCATCATGGTCCCAGTGGGTCTGATTTTTGTCGTCTTCACTATTCACTTCTACCGCTCTTTGGTGCGGCACAAAACGGAGCGCCACAACCGAGAGATCGAAGAGCTTCACAAACTGAAAGTGCAGTTAGACGGGCATGACAGAGGCATGCAG CAGGCAACTCCTCTGGTGGAACCTGGAGCTGTACTGGCAAGTCTGACAGAGCTGGATCCGGCAGGAGAGCTGTGTGCCATTAAAGAGCTATCACGTGTCATTTGA
- the ORAI2 gene encoding protein orai-2 isoform X3: MSSELNVPVDPSTPACCSEPGTKGMDYRDWVRRSYLELVTSNHHSVQALSWRKLYLSRAKLKASSRTSALLSGFAMVAMVEVQLEMQYKYPQMLLIAFSACTTVLVAVHLFALLISTCILPNVEAVSNIHNLNSISESPHERMHPYIELAWGFSTVLGILLFLAEVVLLCWIKFLPVGSIPKNETTNVEKPSSHAGWQSALVSTIIMVPVGLIFVVFTIHFYRSLVRHKTERHNREIEELHKLKVQLDGHDRGMQVV, encoded by the exons ATGAGTTCCGAATTAAATGTTCCAGTGGATCCTTCCACTCCTGCTTGCTGCTCTGAACCTGGCACAAAAGGCATGGATTATCGGGACTGGGTTCGGCGCAGCTATCTGGAATTGGTCACATCGAACCACCACTCTGTTCAAGCACTTTCTTGGAGAAAATTGTACCTGAGCCGAGCCAAGCTGAAAGCTTCCAGCAGAACCTCTGCCCTGCTGTCTGGATTTGCAATG GTTGCCATGGTGGAGGTGCAGCTGGAGATGCAGTACAAGTACCCCCAGATGCTGCTGATCGCTTTCAGTGCCTGCACAACAGTGCTCGTGGCAGTTCATCTCTTTGCCCTTCTCATCAGCACCTGCATTCTGCCTAACGTGGAAGCAGTGAGCAACATCCACAACCTGAACTCCATCAGTGAGTCCCCTCATGAGCGCATGCATCCCTACATTGAGTTGGCGTGGGGCTTCTCCACTGTCTTGGGGATCCTCCTTTTCCTTGCGGAAGTCGTGCTTCTGTGCTGGATAAAATTTCTGCCTGTAGGCTCCATCCCGAAAAATGAGACCACCAACGTCGAGAAGCCCAGCAGCCATGCAGGTTGGCAGTCAGCACTGGTCTCCACCATCATCATGGTCCCAGTGGGTCTGATTTTTGTCGTCTTCACTATTCACTTCTACCGCTCTTTGGTGCGGCACAAAACGGAGCGCCACAACCGAGAGATCGAAGAGCTTCACAAACTGAAAGTGCAGTTAGACGGGCATGACAGAGGCATGCAGGTAGTGTGA